In a genomic window of Acropora muricata isolate sample 2 chromosome 2, ASM3666990v1, whole genome shotgun sequence:
- the LOC136898909 gene encoding short-chain collagen C4-like, translating into MKYSQVTIPCCENLRLFVLLIMCCTILVHISAKESLKNDDAQETRGELPRLNRERRAIKKNGKTSLQDIEKRLQIIEQRFDALLSYPQGSYNALVAYLLGKKSQDNGNANKGPPGPPGPPGIRGPKGEAGKPGDKGPVGMTGAQGPQGAKGEMGQDSNGTSGVNYVRWGRTSCPNGTQIVYQGIIGGEWYNYYGGGSNYLCLPRNPKYDKYQNGHQYAGNVYGAEYQVIQYNGNPFDNNLHDSDAPCAVCFVKSRGSMLMMPARNDCPSGWTEEYHGYLMTAYNGDKHSSEFICVDGNPEYIRGSKQNKDGALLYPVEGVCGSLPCGPYVAGREFTCAVCTK; encoded by the exons ATGAAGTATTCGCAAGTTACTATCCCTTGTTGTGAAAACCTGCGATTGTTCGTGCTGTTAATCATGTGTTGTACCATTTTGGTTCACATCTCTGCCAAGGAGAGCCTAAAAAATGACGATGCACAAGAAACAAGAGGAGAGTTACCAAGGTTGAACCGCGAACGCAGAGCAATTAAGAAGAACGGCAAAACAAGTCTACAGGACATTGAAAAACGACTTCAAATCATCGAACAGAG ATTTGATGCCCTACTCAGTTATCCACAAGGATCTTACAATGCACTTGTCGCCTACCTTTTAG GGAAGAAATCCCAAGACAATGGAAATGCAAACAAGGGACCCCCTGGTCCACCTGGACCACCAGGGATACGTGGCCcaaaag GAGAAGCAGGCAAGCCGGGAGACAAGGGACCTGTTGGTATGACTGGAGCGCAGGGACCTCAAGGCGCCAAAGGAGAGATGGGGCAAGACAGCAATGGAACGAGTGGGGTGAACTATGTGCGATGGGGAAGAACATCATGTCCCAATGGCACCCAGATTGTTTATCAAG GGATAATTGGTGGAGAGTGGTACAATTACTACGGTGGTGGATCAAACTACCTTTGTCTTCCTCGCAACCCAAAGTACGACAagtaccaaaatggccaccagtaCGCGGGAAACGTTTACGGCGCCGAGTATCAAGTAATTCAATACAACGGAAATCCTTTCGACAACAATTTGCACGATTCTGATGCTCCCTGTGCTGTTTGCTTCGTCAAGTCACGTGGTTCAATGCTAATGATGCCCGCAAGGAATGACTGTCCATCTGGATGGACCGAAGAGTATCATGGGTATCTAATGACTGCATATAATGGTGACAAGCATTCATCTGAGTTCATCTGTGTCGATGGTAATCCTGAGTATATCCGTGGTAGCAAGCAAAACAAGGATGGTGCCTTGCTGTACCCTGTGGAAGGAGTGTGTGGATCGCTCCCATGTGGTCCATACGTGGCGGGAAGGGAGTTCACATGCGCAGTCTGTACCAAGTGA
- the LOC136905652 gene encoding uncharacterized protein, which translates to MKYSQVTIACSESLRFFALLVMCCTILAHISATESLKNDDAHGTRQELPRSILQRRAIKENGTTNPQDIAKRLKIIEERLDALLSKSHGANNKVVAYFSGEAGKLGKNKPLPGPPGPKGDRGPQGAKGERGQGNGVNYVRWGRKSCPNGAQIVYQGIIGGENYNHYGGGSQYLCLPRNPKYGKYQNGHQSAGYVYGTEYEVHQYNGNPFARNLHDHDAPCAVCFVQSRGSMLMMPARNECPSGWTEEYHGYLMTAHYNHRHSSEFICVDGNPEYVHGSKQSKNGALLYPVEGVCGSLPCGPYVAGRELTCAVCTK; encoded by the exons ATGAAGTATTCGCAAGTTACTATCGCTTGCAGTGAAAGCCTGCGCTTCTTCGCGTTGTTAGTGATGTGTTGTACCATTTTGGCCCACATCTCTGCCACGGAGAGCCTAAAAAATGACGATGCACATGGAACAAGGCAAGAGTTGCCAAGATCTATCCTTCAACGCAGAGCAATTAAGGAAAACGGCACAACGAATCCACAAGACATCGCAAAACGACTTAAAATCATTGAAGAGAG ACTGGATGCCCTGCTCAGCAAGTCGCACGGGGCGAACAATAAAGTTGTCGCCTACTTTTCAG GAGAAGCAGGCAAGCTGGGCAAAAACAAGCCACTCCCAGGCCCTCCTGGCCCTAAAGGAGACCGAGGACCTCAAGGAGCCAAAGGAGAGAGGGGGCAAGGGAATGGGGTAAATTATGTGCGATGGGGAAGAAAATCATGTCCCAATGGTGCCCAGATTGTTTATCAAG GGATAATTGGTGGAGAGAATTACAATCACTACGGTGGTGGATCACAGTACCTTTGTCTTCCTCGCAACCCAAAGTACGGCaaataccaaaatggccaccagagTGCGGGATACGTTTACGGCACCGAGTATGAAGTACATCAATACAACGGGAATCCTTTCGCCAGAAATCTGCACGATCATGATGCTCCCTGTGCTGTTTGCTTCGTCCAGTCGCGTGGTTCAATGCTAATGATGCCTGCAAGGAATGAGTGCCCATCTGGATGGACCGAGGAGTATCATGGTTATTTGATGACTGCACATTATAATCACAGGCATTCATCTGAGTTCATCTGTGTCGATGGTAATCCTGAGTATGTCCACGGTAGCAAGCAAAGCAAGAATGGTGCCTTGCTGTACCCTGTGGAAGGAGTGTGTGGATCGCTCCCATGTGGTCCATACGTGGCGGGAAGGGAGTTGACATGCGCAGTCTGTACCAAGTGA
- the LOC136898935 gene encoding uncharacterized protein, whose product MKYSQVTIACSESLRFFALLVMCCTILAHISATESLKNDDAHGRRQELPRSILQRRAIKENGTTNPQDIAKRLKIIEERLDALLSKPHGANNKVVAYFSGEAGRPGKNKPFPGLPGPKGDQGPQGAKGERGQGNGVNYVRWGRKSCPNGAQIVYQGIMGGEHYTHYGGGSQYLCLPRNPKYDKYQNGHQSAGYVYGTEYEVSQYNGNPFARNLHDHDAPCAVCFVKSRGSLLMMPARNDCPSGWTEEYHGYLMTAYYGHRHSSEFICVDGIPEYVRGSKQNKNGALLYPVEGVCGSLPCGPYVAGREFTCAVCTK is encoded by the exons ATGAAGTATTCGCAAGTTACTATCGCTTGCAGTGAAAGCCTGCGCTTCTTCGCGTTGTTAGTGATGTGTTGTACCATTTTGGCCCACATCTCTGCCACGGAGAGCCTAAAAAATGACGATGCACATGGACGAAGGCAAGAGTTGCCAAGATCTATCCTTCAACGCAGAGCAATTAAGGAAAACGGCACAACGAATCCACAAGACATCGCAAAACGACTTAAAATCATTGAAGAGAG ACTGGATGCCCTGCTCAGCAAGCCGCACGGGGCGAACAATAAAGTTGTCGCCTACTTTTCAG GAGAAGCAGGTAGGCCGGGCAAAAACAAGCCATTCCCAGGCCTTCCTggtcctaaaggagaccaaggaCCTCAAGGAGCCAAAGGAGAGAGGGGGCAAGGGAATGGGGTAAATTATGTGCGATGGGGAAGAAAATCATGTCCCAATGGTGCCCAGATTGTTTATCAAG GGATAATGGGTGGAGAGCATTACACTCACTACGGTGGTGGATCACAGTACCTTTGTCTTCCTCGCAACCCAAAGTACGACAagtaccaaaatggccaccagagTGCGGGATACGTTTACGGCACCGAGTATGAAGTAAGTCAATACAACGGAAATCCTTTCGCCAGAAATCTGCACGATCATGATGCTCCCTGTGCTGTTTGCTTCGTCAAGTCACGTGGGTCATTGTTAATGATGCCCGCAAGGAATGACTGTCCATCTGGATGGACCGAAGAATATCATGGCTACCTGATGACGGCATATTATGGTCACAGGCATTCATCTGAGTTCATCTGTGTCGATGGTATTCCTGAGTATGTCCGTGGTAGCAAGCAAAACAAGAATGGTGCCTTGCTGTACCCTGTGGAAGGAGTGTGTGGATCTCTCCCATGTGGTCCATACGTGGCGGGAAGGGAGTTCACATGCGCAGTCTGTACCAAGTGA
- the LOC136893243 gene encoding uncharacterized protein, whose amino-acid sequence MGKKIMSQWYPDCLSRDNYGGGSQYLCLPRNPKYDKYQNGHQAAGYVYGTEYEVSGNNGNPFARNLHDHDAPCAVCFVKSRGSMLMMPARNDCPSGWTEEYHGYLMTAYHGHRHSSEFICVDGNPEYVRGSKRDKNGALLYPVEGVCGSLPCGPYVAGRELTCAVCTK is encoded by the exons ATGGGGAAGAAAATCATGTCCCAGTGGTACCCAGATTGTTTATCAAG gGATAATTACGGTGGTGGATCACAGTACCTTTGTCTTCCTCGCAACCCCAAATACGACAagtaccaaaatggccaccaggcTGCGGGATACGTTTACGGCACCGAGTATGAAGTAAGTGGAAACAACGGAAATCCTTTCGCCAGAAATCTGCACGATCATGATGCTCCCTGTGCTGTTTGCTTCGTCAAGTCACGTGGTTCAATGCTAATGATGCCCGCAAGGAATGACTGTCCATCTGGATGGACCGAAGAGTATCATGGGTATCTGATGACTGCATATCATGGTCACAGGCATTCATCTGAGTTCATCTGTGTGGATGGTAATCCTGAGTATGTCCGTGGTAGCAAGCGCGACAAGAATGGTGCCTTGCTGTACCCTGTGGAAGGAGTGTGTGGATCGCTCCCATGTGGTCCATACGTGGCGGGAAGGGAGTTGACATGCGCAGTCTGTACCAAGTGA